The following proteins are encoded in a genomic region of Dyadobacter sp. UC 10:
- a CDS encoding tRNA1(Val) (adenine(37)-N6)-methyltransferase produces MGKNSHFQFKQFTIQQDQCAMKVCTDACVLGAWTDVDNADRILDIGTGTGLLSLMIAQRNTYAAIDAVEIEAEAFFQAGENVHESPFKGRIQLYHEAIQDFESEHQYDLIVTNPPFFQSDLRSPAEKINRAHHSETLDFAGLLNAVKTLLKAEGRFSILLPVEEGIQFRTMANEQGWQLRREMTLLHKPDKKPFRTLMEFQNQPSPVLQVLTETLNIYETNGVTYDPKFRMLLKDFYLKF; encoded by the coding sequence GAAAAATTCACATTTTCAGTTTAAACAGTTTACCATTCAGCAGGACCAATGCGCGATGAAGGTATGTACTGACGCCTGCGTGCTGGGTGCCTGGACCGACGTTGATAATGCAGACCGGATCCTCGATATTGGTACTGGTACCGGATTGCTGTCACTGATGATCGCGCAGCGCAATACCTATGCGGCCATTGACGCGGTAGAAATTGAAGCCGAAGCGTTTTTTCAGGCTGGTGAAAATGTCCATGAAAGTCCATTCAAAGGCCGTATCCAGCTTTATCATGAGGCTATTCAGGATTTTGAATCCGAGCATCAATATGACCTGATTGTTACTAATCCCCCTTTTTTTCAGTCAGACCTGCGGTCGCCGGCGGAAAAGATCAATAGGGCGCACCATTCCGAAACTCTGGATTTTGCCGGCTTGTTAAATGCAGTAAAAACGCTGTTGAAGGCCGAAGGAAGGTTTTCAATTCTTTTGCCAGTTGAGGAAGGTATTCAGTTCAGGACAATGGCAAATGAGCAGGGCTGGCAATTGCGGCGTGAAATGACGCTTCTTCATAAGCCGGACAAGAAGCCATTCCGGACACTGATGGAATTTCAAAACCAACCTTCGCCAGTGCTGCAGGTTTTAACTGAAACATTGAATATTTATGAAACAAACGGTGTCACGTATGATCCGAAGTTCAGAATGCTGCTCAAAGACTTTTATTTGAAATTTTGA